The following proteins are co-located in the Trichormus variabilis 0441 genome:
- a CDS encoding sugar phosphate nucleotidyltransferase — protein MKAMILAAGKGTRVRPITYTIPKPMIPILQKPVMEFLLELLRQHGFDQIMVNVSHLAEEIENYFRDGQRFGVQIAYSFEGKIDDEGKLVGEAIGSAGGMRRIQDFSPFFDDTFVVLCGDALIDLDLTAAVKWHKSKGSIATIITKTVPEEEVSSYGVVVTDENSRVKAFQEKPSIEEALSTNINTGIYIFEPEVFNYIPSGVEYDIGGQLFPKLVEIGAPFYAIAMDFEWVDIGKVPDYWRAIRGVLQGEIKNVQIPGHEVAPGIYTGLNVAVNWDKVDITGPVYIGGMTRIEDGAKIVGPAMIGPNCWICGEATVDNSVIFEWSRLGHGARLVDKLVFGRYCVDKTGAAIDVQAAALDWLITDARQTPPEHTPVERQAIAELLGTNAI, from the coding sequence ATGAAAGCGATGATTCTCGCAGCAGGTAAGGGTACTCGCGTTCGTCCGATTACCTATACGATTCCCAAACCGATGATTCCCATCCTGCAAAAGCCAGTGATGGAATTTTTACTGGAACTTTTACGTCAACATGGTTTCGACCAGATTATGGTCAACGTCAGCCATTTGGCTGAGGAAATTGAAAACTATTTTCGTGATGGTCAACGGTTTGGTGTGCAGATTGCCTATTCTTTTGAAGGCAAAATTGATGATGAAGGTAAGTTGGTAGGGGAAGCAATAGGTTCTGCTGGAGGGATGCGTCGCATCCAAGATTTTTCACCATTTTTTGATGATACCTTTGTGGTGTTGTGTGGCGACGCTTTGATTGACTTAGATTTGACGGCAGCAGTAAAGTGGCATAAATCCAAAGGTTCCATCGCCACTATCATTACCAAAACTGTCCCCGAAGAAGAAGTTTCTAGTTATGGTGTGGTCGTCACTGATGAGAATAGTCGGGTTAAAGCCTTCCAAGAAAAACCATCGATAGAAGAAGCACTCAGTACTAATATCAACACAGGTATCTACATTTTTGAGCCAGAGGTGTTTAATTACATACCTTCTGGTGTGGAGTATGACATCGGTGGTCAACTATTCCCCAAACTGGTAGAAATTGGTGCGCCCTTCTATGCGATCGCAATGGATTTTGAATGGGTGGATATTGGTAAAGTACCAGACTACTGGCGGGCAATTCGCGGCGTGTTACAAGGGGAAATCAAGAATGTGCAGATTCCCGGTCATGAGGTTGCCCCTGGCATCTACACTGGCTTAAATGTGGCGGTGAATTGGGACAAAGTAGATATCACTGGCCCCGTTTACATTGGTGGCATGACTCGCATCGAAGATGGCGCGAAAATTGTCGGCCCGGCGATGATTGGCCCCAATTGCTGGATATGTGGTGAAGCTACTGTTGATAACAGTGTCATCTTTGAATGGTCACGATTAGGGCATGGAGCCAGGCTAGTAGATAAACTGGTGTTCGGGCGTTACTGTGTTGATAAAACAGGAGCTGCCATTGATGTGCAAGCTGCTGCCTTAGATTGGCTGATTACCGATGCGCGGCAAACACCGCCAGAACATACCCCAGTGGAACGGCAAGCGATCGCCGAATTGTTGGGAACAAACGCAATTTAG
- the speA gene encoding biosynthetic arginine decarboxylase, giving the protein MGVESTATSDEVVKVPANGNKLEGKNHKQKKLLPTNAPGDVSRAWKIEDSEALYRIEGWGQPYFSINAAGHVTVSPKGDRGGSLDLFELVNALKQRSLGLPLLIRFSDILEDRIERLNACFAKAIARYNYPGVYRGVFPVKCNQQRHLIEDLVRFGKPHQFGLEAGSKPELMIALALLDTPGSLLVCNGYKDREYVETAMLSQRLGQTPIIVLEQVEEVDLVIAASHQLGIKPILGVRAKLSTQGMGRWGTSTGDRAKFGLTIPEIIQAVDKLRDADLLDSLQLMHFHIGSQISAINVIKDAIQEASRIYVELASLGANMKYLDVGGGLGVDYDGSQTNFYASKNYNMQNYANDIVAELKDTCAEKQIPVPTLISESGRAIASHQSVLIFDVLSTSDVPRDNPEPPKEGESPVINYLWETYQSINKENYQEFYHDATQFKEEAISRFNLGILRLRERAKAERLYWACCQKILDIIRQHDYVPDELEDLEKIMASIYYINLSVFQSAPDCWAIDQLFPIMPIHRLDEEPTQRGILADLTCDSDGKIDRFIDLRDVKSVLELHPFQPGEPYYMGMFLNGAYQEIMGNLHNLFGDTNAVHIQLTPKGYQIEHVVKGDTMSEVVSYVQYDSEDMVENIRQRCERALEEKRITLAESQRLLQTYEQSLRRYTYLNS; this is encoded by the coding sequence ATGGGTGTTGAGTCAACTGCTACATCTGACGAGGTGGTAAAAGTACCAGCCAACGGGAACAAGTTGGAGGGGAAAAATCACAAGCAGAAAAAGCTGCTACCAACGAATGCGCCAGGAGATGTATCTCGCGCTTGGAAGATTGAGGACAGCGAAGCTTTATACCGGATTGAAGGTTGGGGACAGCCTTATTTCTCGATTAATGCGGCTGGTCACGTTACTGTTTCTCCCAAAGGCGATCGCGGCGGTTCTTTGGACTTGTTTGAATTGGTCAATGCTTTGAAACAACGCAGTTTGGGTTTACCCTTACTGATTCGCTTTTCGGATATTTTAGAAGACCGCATTGAACGCTTAAACGCTTGTTTTGCCAAGGCGATCGCTCGCTACAATTACCCTGGTGTATATCGTGGCGTGTTTCCTGTCAAGTGCAACCAGCAACGGCATTTGATTGAAGATTTAGTGAGATTTGGCAAGCCACATCAGTTTGGTTTAGAAGCTGGTTCCAAGCCGGAGTTAATGATTGCTTTGGCGTTATTGGATACCCCTGGATCTTTGCTAGTTTGCAACGGCTACAAAGACCGGGAGTATGTGGAAACGGCCATGTTATCCCAAAGACTAGGCCAAACACCAATCATCGTCCTAGAACAGGTGGAAGAGGTCGATTTAGTGATTGCGGCTAGTCACCAATTAGGCATTAAGCCGATTTTGGGGGTACGGGCAAAATTAAGCACCCAAGGGATGGGACGCTGGGGTACATCCACAGGCGATCGCGCTAAATTTGGCCTGACAATTCCCGAAATCATCCAAGCAGTTGATAAGTTACGTGATGCTGACTTGCTGGATTCTTTGCAATTAATGCACTTCCATATTGGTTCGCAAATCTCCGCCATCAATGTCATTAAAGATGCCATCCAAGAAGCTAGCCGGATTTACGTGGAGTTAGCATCCTTGGGGGCTAATATGAAATATCTGGATGTTGGCGGCGGCTTGGGTGTGGATTATGACGGTTCCCAGACGAACTTCTACGCCTCCAAGAACTACAATATGCAGAACTATGCCAACGACATCGTGGCAGAGTTAAAAGATACCTGTGCAGAGAAACAAATTCCCGTACCCACACTGATTAGTGAAAGCGGTAGAGCGATCGCCTCCCATCAATCGGTACTCATTTTCGATGTTCTCAGTACCAGTGATGTCCCCCGCGATAACCCAGAACCACCAAAAGAAGGTGAATCCCCAGTTATTAATTACCTGTGGGAAACCTATCAATCCATCAACAAAGAAAACTATCAAGAGTTCTACCACGACGCTACCCAATTCAAGGAAGAAGCCATTAGCCGCTTCAACTTGGGCATTTTACGCCTGCGTGAACGAGCCAAAGCTGAACGTCTTTACTGGGCTTGTTGTCAGAAAATTTTAGACATTATTCGTCAGCACGATTACGTACCTGATGAGTTGGAAGACCTAGAAAAAATCATGGCTTCTATCTACTACATCAATCTTTCGGTGTTTCAATCAGCACCAGATTGCTGGGCGATCGATCAACTGTTCCCAATTATGCCCATCCATCGCCTAGATGAAGAACCAACGCAGCGAGGAATTTTAGCAGACCTCACCTGCGATAGTGATGGCAAAATTGATCGCTTTATCGACTTACGGGATGTCAAATCTGTGCTAGAACTGCACCCCTTCCAACCGGGAGAACCCTATTATATGGGAATGTTCCTCAATGGTGCTTATCAGGAAATTATGGGGAACTTACACAACTTATTCGGCGATACCAACGCCGTTCATATCCAATTAACACCCAAAGGCTACCAAATTGAACACGTAGTCAAAGGCGATACCATGAGTGAAGTGGTGAGCTACGTCCAATATGACTCCGAGGACATGGTAGAAAACATCCGCCAACGTTGCGAGCGGGCGTTAGAAGAAAAACGCATTACCTTAGCCGAATCCCAACGCTTACTCCAGACTTACGAACAAAGTCTCAGAAGATACACATACTTAAATAGTTAG
- the ndk gene encoding nucleoside-diphosphate kinase, whose translation MERTFLAIKPDGVQRGLVGEIIRRFETKGFTLVGLKFLQVSKELAEQHYGVHRERPFFPSLVEFITSGPVVAMVWEGDGVIASARKIIGATNPLTAEPGTIRGDFGINIGRNLIHGSDAPETAQKEVSLWFTDAELVNWQPHLTPWLHE comes from the coding sequence ATGGAACGCACATTCTTAGCAATTAAGCCTGATGGCGTACAGCGTGGACTGGTTGGAGAAATTATCCGTCGCTTTGAAACAAAAGGTTTTACCCTTGTGGGTTTGAAGTTCCTCCAAGTCAGTAAAGAATTGGCTGAACAACATTATGGCGTACACCGCGAAAGACCATTCTTTCCTAGCTTAGTGGAATTTATCACCTCTGGCCCGGTGGTAGCGATGGTTTGGGAAGGTGATGGCGTGATTGCTTCTGCGAGAAAAATTATTGGTGCGACCAATCCTCTGACAGCAGAACCCGGAACAATTCGGGGCGATTTTGGCATTAACATCGGTCGCAATCTCATCCACGGTTCTGATGCGCCAGAAACCGCACAAAAAGAAGTAAGCCTATGGTTTACAGATGCAGAATTAGTCAATTGGCAACCCCATTTAACACCTTGGTTGCACGAGTAA
- a CDS encoding TerC family protein produces MLDRIFDYLHFHISVEAPIVLLILVFLEAVLSADNAIALAAIAQGLEDKKLERQALNIGLVVAYVLRITLLLTATEVQKFWQFELLGAAYLLWLVFQHFTSEETEDDHHHGPRFANLWQAIPVIAFTDLAFSLDSVTTAIAVSQETWLVITGTTIGIFTLRFMAGLFIRWLDEFENLEDAGYITVALVGLRLLLKVVNDDFVPPEWLMIAAIALIFTWGFSKRTVIESPQVEVEKSEVSK; encoded by the coding sequence ATGCTAGACCGAATTTTTGACTACCTGCACTTTCATATCAGCGTTGAAGCGCCTATAGTCCTGCTGATATTAGTATTTCTAGAGGCGGTACTATCAGCAGATAACGCGATCGCCCTCGCTGCGATCGCCCAAGGGTTAGAAGACAAGAAGTTGGAACGCCAAGCCCTCAATATTGGTTTGGTTGTTGCCTATGTGCTGCGAATAACCTTATTGTTGACTGCCACTGAGGTACAAAAGTTCTGGCAATTTGAACTTCTGGGTGCGGCTTACCTACTATGGCTGGTATTTCAACACTTTACCTCAGAAGAAACTGAAGACGACCATCACCACGGCCCGCGTTTTGCTAACCTGTGGCAAGCGATACCCGTGATTGCATTTACCGACTTAGCCTTTTCATTGGATAGCGTGACAACAGCGATCGCCGTATCTCAAGAAACTTGGCTAGTAATCACTGGGACAACTATTGGTATTTTCACCCTGCGATTTATGGCAGGATTATTTATTCGTTGGTTAGATGAATTTGAAAATCTAGAAGACGCAGGTTATATCACTGTAGCGTTAGTAGGTTTGCGTCTGTTATTGAAGGTCGTCAACGATGATTTTGTCCCACCAGAATGGTTAATGATTGCGGCGATCGCCCTAATATTTACCTGGGGCTTTTCCAAGCGAACTGTCATTGAATCACCACAAGTAGAAGTGGAAAAAAGTGAAGTATCGAAGTAA
- a CDS encoding DUF4351 domain-containing protein, whose amino-acid sequence MIDHDRLFKELLTTFFWEFIDLFFPEITAYLERDTITFIDKEIFTDVTAGEKYETDLIVKARFREQESFFLVHLEHQAYYQEAFDLRMYRYFARLYEKYALPVYPIALFSYARPKKAEPNFHQVAFPNKVVLQFNYDVIQLNRLNWREYLQQQNPVASALMAKMNIAPQDRPRVKSECLRLLATLQLDPARMQLISGFIDTYLRLNAQETEIFQSEIAQFEPTQQEVVMQIVTSWMEEGIQQGLQQGLQQGLQQGELKVIQRLLTRRIGTITPELQERVRGLSLTQLEDLAEALLDFSTEADLVTWLQQQQ is encoded by the coding sequence ATGATAGACCACGATCGCCTATTTAAAGAACTATTAACTACCTTCTTCTGGGAGTTCATCGATTTATTCTTCCCAGAAATAACCGCTTATTTGGAACGTGACACAATCACCTTCATTGATAAAGAAATATTTACCGATGTTACTGCTGGCGAAAAATATGAAACTGATTTAATAGTAAAAGCCAGATTTAGAGAGCAAGAATCGTTTTTCCTAGTACATCTAGAACATCAAGCGTATTATCAAGAGGCTTTTGATTTGCGGATGTATCGCTACTTTGCCAGATTGTACGAAAAATACGCCCTGCCAGTTTATCCTATTGCTCTATTTTCTTACGCTCGCCCCAAAAAAGCCGAACCAAATTTTCATCAGGTAGCATTTCCCAATAAAGTTGTCTTGCAGTTCAACTATGATGTTATTCAATTAAATCGGCTGAATTGGCGAGAATACCTGCAACAGCAAAATCCCGTCGCTAGTGCGCTGATGGCTAAAATGAACATAGCACCACAAGACCGCCCCAGGGTAAAATCTGAGTGCCTACGTCTTTTAGCTACGTTGCAGTTAGATCCAGCGCGAATGCAGTTAATTTCCGGGTTTATTGATACATACTTACGCCTAAATGCCCAAGAAACAGAAATTTTTCAGTCTGAAATTGCACAATTTGAACCAACTCAACAAGAGGTAGTTATGCAAATCGTTACTAGTTGGATGGAGGAAGGAATACAACAAGGGCTGCAACAAGGACTGCAACAAGGGCTGCAACAAGGAGAATTGAAAGTCATTCAACGTCTATTGACAAGACGAATTGGTACAATTACCCCTGAATTACAAGAGCGTGTACGGGGATTATCGTTAACTCAGTTAGAGGATTTAGCTGAAGCCTTACTAGATTTTTCTACTGAAGCTGATTTAGTGACTTGGTTGCAACAGCAGCAGTAA
- a CDS encoding pentapeptide repeat-containing protein, which produces MNKTKGSNKFLFFLKLELILPLLGLSGLLTAIFLPRWTVDNAKLTGTKRLEVANAYRVTIIQGFGGLFFLSTAYFTWRNLKVAEGNLTTAQNKQIADAKVAELNLKAIQDKQLTERFAKAVDMLGHQDIHVRLGAIYLLERISKDSEQDYLQIMEILTAYVREKSPYQYPHNTVNNLEDESFVPLPIDIQAVLTVIGRRKDPETEELNSLDLSGSNLRGAKLGSANLKKVDFSRANLSYAYLVEAELENSIFDKAVIKKADLTEAKLSNANLKDANLFDSILNGANLTSAKLGHTNLSYTSLDGVNFKDAYLVVANLLEAHLYKAENLDPNQIVKAINCEKAHYDPEFRKQIGLRNTTITSTNNL; this is translated from the coding sequence ATGAATAAAACAAAAGGTAGTAATAAATTTCTATTTTTTCTGAAGCTAGAACTCATATTACCTCTATTAGGACTTTCTGGTCTTTTAACAGCGATATTTCTTCCTCGTTGGACAGTTGACAATGCAAAGCTTACCGGTACAAAGCGTCTTGAAGTCGCTAATGCTTATCGTGTCACCATAATCCAGGGTTTCGGAGGATTATTTTTCCTGAGTACAGCTTATTTTACGTGGCGGAACTTAAAAGTTGCCGAGGGTAACTTAACAACCGCACAAAATAAACAAATAGCAGATGCAAAAGTTGCTGAATTAAACCTAAAAGCTATACAAGATAAACAACTTACAGAACGTTTTGCCAAAGCCGTTGATATGTTGGGGCATCAAGATATTCATGTTCGCTTAGGTGCAATTTATTTACTAGAAAGAATTTCAAAAGATTCTGAGCAAGATTACTTGCAGATAATGGAAATTCTCACGGCTTATGTGCGAGAAAAGTCTCCTTATCAATACCCTCACAATACAGTAAACAACTTAGAAGACGAATCTTTTGTTCCACTACCAATAGATATTCAAGCAGTTCTGACTGTTATTGGTAGACGCAAAGATCCTGAAACAGAAGAATTAAATTCTTTAGATTTGAGTGGCAGTAATCTTAGGGGAGCTAAACTTGGTTCAGCTAACCTAAAAAAAGTGGATTTTAGCAGAGCTAACCTCAGCTATGCTTACCTTGTAGAAGCAGAACTTGAGAACTCTATCTTTGATAAAGCTGTTATTAAAAAAGCTGACTTAACAGAAGCCAAATTAAGCAATGCTAATCTTAAAGATGCCAACTTATTTGACAGTATCCTTAATGGAGCAAATCTCACGAGCGCTAAGTTAGGTCATACTAACCTCAGTTACACCAGTCTTGATGGAGTTAATTTCAAAGATGCTTACTTAGTAGTAGCAAACCTTTTAGAGGCTCACTTATACAAAGCAGAAAACCTTGATCCAAATCAAATTGTCAAAGCAATTAATTGCGAGAAAGCCCACTACGACCCTGAATTTCGCAAACAAATAGGTTTAAGAAACACAACTATAACTAGTACAAATAATTTATAG
- a CDS encoding NAD(P)(+) transhydrogenase (Re/Si-specific) subunit beta, which yields MSDFLPTGIQLTYLVAASLFILGLKKLGSPATARNGNVIAAVGMLLAIVATMLDQHVLNYEMILLGLAIGSGIGAIAAYKVQMTEMPQMVGLLNGLGGAASALVAVAEFWRLLDAGAPVPLDVNISMLLDVLIGGVTFTGSFLAFAKLQGLISGSPITFPLQQPFNLLLLGAYLAGSAYLIVTPDSLPVFLAVVAVSLVLGVMFVIPIGGGDMPVVISLLNSLSGIAAAAAGFVVMNNMLIIAGALVGASGLILTEIMCKAMNRSLFSVLFSAFGSGSATGGVGATGATDQTVHSIDPEEGAMMLGYARSVVIVPGYGMAVAQAQHSVRELADQLERMGVDVKYAIHPVAGRMPGHMNVLLAEANVPYTQLYDMEDINPQFEQADVALVIGANDVVNPAARSDTASPIYGMPILEVDRAKHTIVIKRGMSAGFAGVDNELFYKDKTTMLFGSAKDMVAKLVSEVKQL from the coding sequence GTGAGCGACTTTTTACCAACTGGAATACAGCTGACGTACTTAGTCGCTGCATCCTTATTTATTCTGGGTTTGAAAAAATTAGGTTCTCCGGCGACAGCGCGTAACGGGAATGTAATTGCGGCTGTGGGGATGTTGTTGGCAATTGTCGCCACAATGTTAGATCAGCACGTCCTCAATTATGAAATGATTTTGTTAGGTTTAGCGATTGGTTCAGGTATTGGTGCGATCGCTGCCTACAAAGTCCAGATGACAGAAATGCCCCAAATGGTGGGTTTACTCAACGGTTTGGGCGGTGCGGCTTCCGCATTAGTAGCGGTGGCTGAGTTCTGGCGGTTATTGGATGCTGGCGCACCCGTACCCTTAGATGTCAACATTTCCATGTTATTGGATGTGTTGATTGGTGGTGTCACCTTCACAGGTAGTTTCCTCGCCTTCGCCAAATTGCAAGGATTAATTAGCGGTTCGCCAATTACCTTTCCTTTACAACAACCATTTAACCTCTTGCTTTTGGGTGCTTATCTAGCAGGAAGTGCCTATTTAATCGTCACACCAGATAGCTTACCCGTCTTTTTAGCAGTCGTTGCAGTCTCCCTAGTTTTGGGCGTGATGTTCGTCATCCCCATTGGTGGGGGAGATATGCCGGTGGTAATTTCGCTATTGAACTCCTTATCAGGTATCGCGGCGGCGGCGGCTGGTTTCGTGGTGATGAACAATATGTTAATCATCGCCGGTGCATTGGTGGGGGCTTCCGGTTTAATCTTGACGGAAATCATGTGTAAAGCCATGAACCGTTCCCTATTTAGCGTGCTGTTCAGCGCCTTTGGTTCAGGAAGCGCTACTGGTGGTGTTGGGGCTACTGGTGCAACAGATCAAACGGTCCACAGCATCGATCCCGAAGAAGGGGCGATGATGTTGGGTTATGCCCGTTCTGTGGTAATTGTCCCTGGTTATGGCATGGCTGTAGCTCAAGCACAGCACAGTGTGAGAGAATTGGCAGACCAACTAGAACGGATGGGTGTTGATGTTAAGTATGCCATCCACCCCGTTGCTGGCAGAATGCCCGGACACATGAATGTGTTGTTAGCTGAGGCGAATGTGCCATACACCCAGTTGTATGACATGGAAGATATTAACCCCCAATTTGAGCAAGCAGATGTGGCTTTAGTGATTGGGGCGAATGATGTAGTCAATCCGGCGGCGCGGAGTGATACCGCTAGCCCAATTTATGGGATGCCCATTTTGGAAGTTGATAGGGCAAAGCACACTATTGTAATTAAGCGCGGGATGAGCGCAGGTTTTGCCGGTGTAGATAATGAGTTGTTCTACAAAGATAAAACCACAATGCTGTTTGGTAGTGCGAAAGATATGGTGGCGAAGTTAGTTTCAGAAGTGAAGCAACTTTAG
- a CDS encoding NAD(P) transhydrogenase subunit alpha: MTEALIAALFVFVLASFIGFEVINKIPPTLHTPLMSGSNAISGIAVIGAIVAAGERNTNLSVILGLIAVILATVNVVGGFLVTDRMLQMFKKKEIKA; encoded by the coding sequence ATGACAGAGGCATTAATTGCAGCTTTGTTTGTATTTGTGTTGGCATCTTTTATCGGCTTTGAAGTCATCAACAAAATACCACCCACTCTACATACACCCTTAATGTCAGGCTCAAATGCAATTTCTGGCATTGCTGTGATTGGGGCGATAGTAGCAGCCGGAGAAAGAAACACCAATTTATCCGTAATTCTGGGTTTGATTGCCGTTATTTTGGCGACAGTCAACGTAGTCGGTGGGTTTCTCGTTACCGACAGAATGTTGCAAATGTTCAAGAAGAAGGAGATTAAGGCGTGA
- a CDS encoding Re/Si-specific NAD(P)(+) transhydrogenase subunit alpha, with protein sequence MRIAVAKEIEVCERRVALNPDTVARLVKQGLEVWVEAGAGERSFFDDAAYVAAGATIVGDAGKLWGETDVLLKVSPPQEREDGRLEIDLLREGAVLISFLNPLGNPVVAQQLVNRKVTALSMELIPRTTRAQSMDALSSQASLAGYKAVLIAAAALPKYFPMLTTAAGTIAPAKVFIMGAGVAGLQAIATARRLGAVVEAFDIRPAVKEEVQSLGAKFVEVKLEEETTAQGGYAKEISEASKQRTQEVVAEHVKNSDVVITTAQVPGRKAPVLVTAEMVAQMKPGSVIVDLAAEQGGNCACTEPGKDIVWNGVTIIGPINLPSSMPVHASQLYSKNLTSLLQLLIKDKALQVDFTDDIIDAACITHAGEIRNQRVKDALQAVVVR encoded by the coding sequence ATGAGAATAGCCGTTGCTAAAGAAATTGAAGTTTGTGAACGACGTGTAGCCTTAAATCCTGACACGGTTGCCCGATTGGTAAAACAAGGTTTAGAGGTTTGGGTAGAAGCAGGCGCAGGAGAGCGATCATTTTTTGATGATGCTGCCTATGTAGCAGCAGGAGCAACAATTGTTGGTGATGCTGGTAAATTATGGGGCGAAACAGATGTTTTGTTGAAAGTTAGCCCACCACAAGAACGGGAAGATGGGCGCTTAGAGATTGATTTATTACGGGAAGGTGCTGTTTTAATTAGTTTTCTGAATCCCTTGGGTAATCCGGTAGTGGCGCAGCAACTAGTGAATCGTAAAGTCACAGCCTTGAGTATGGAACTGATCCCCAGAACTACCAGGGCGCAATCGATGGATGCTTTATCTTCACAAGCGTCACTGGCGGGTTATAAAGCGGTATTAATTGCGGCGGCGGCGTTACCAAAATATTTCCCGATGTTGACAACTGCCGCAGGGACAATTGCCCCAGCTAAAGTATTTATTATGGGTGCTGGTGTTGCAGGATTGCAAGCGATCGCCACAGCTAGACGTTTGGGCGCAGTGGTAGAAGCCTTTGATATTCGTCCGGCGGTGAAAGAAGAAGTGCAAAGCTTAGGGGCAAAGTTCGTCGAAGTCAAACTCGAAGAAGAAACCACAGCCCAAGGTGGCTATGCTAAAGAAATTTCTGAAGCCAGCAAACAGCGCACCCAAGAAGTCGTCGCCGAACACGTTAAAAATTCTGATGTAGTCATTACAACTGCTCAAGTACCAGGTAGAAAAGCACCAGTGCTAGTTACAGCCGAAATGGTTGCACAAATGAAACCTGGTTCAGTGATTGTAGATTTAGCGGCTGAACAAGGTGGTAACTGTGCTTGTACCGAACCCGGTAAAGATATTGTCTGGAATGGGGTGACAATCATCGGCCCGATTAATCTCCCTTCATCAATGCCAGTCCACGCCAGCCAATTGTATTCCAAGAACCTCACATCTTTGCTGCAATTGCTCATTAAAGATAAAGCATTACAAGTAGATTTTACCGACGACATCATTGATGCTGCTTGCATTACTCACGCTGGGGAAATTCGCAATCAACGTGTCAAAGATGCGTTGCAAGCTGTGGTAGTTCGCTAA
- a CDS encoding DUF2808 domain-containing protein → MKRLLSALAVTSCVIAGLPTITSAQSLPGFTLFSGVKSENQLPFRLDFGGQSNSWDRYILRIPAQKMKLAAAQFAITYPDYYKGSFDTKDIEIRVGDKKVPVSEVKWDKEGRLLEIFPEEPVPAGSRVELVLSNVRNPAFGGTFYFNCQILSPGDVPLLRYLGTWILSIN, encoded by the coding sequence ATGAAACGTTTACTTTCAGCTTTAGCCGTTACTAGTTGTGTAATAGCCGGTTTACCAACTATTACCTCGGCACAAAGTCTACCTGGATTTACATTATTTAGTGGTGTTAAAAGCGAAAATCAGCTACCCTTTCGTTTAGATTTTGGTGGACAGAGCAATAGCTGGGATAGATATATATTAAGGATTCCTGCCCAGAAAATGAAATTGGCAGCTGCTCAATTTGCCATTACCTACCCGGATTACTATAAAGGAAGCTTTGATACCAAAGATATTGAAATCAGAGTTGGAGACAAAAAAGTTCCTGTCTCCGAAGTGAAATGGGATAAAGAAGGTCGTCTGTTGGAGATTTTCCCAGAAGAGCCAGTACCAGCAGGTAGCAGAGTAGAGTTAGTCCTTTCCAATGTACGTAACCCAGCATTTGGTGGAACTTTTTACTTCAACTGTCAAATTCTCTCACCGGGAGATGTCCCCTTACTACGATACTTGGGAACCTGGATTTTAAGTATCAATTAA
- the rpmH gene encoding 50S ribosomal protein L34 yields MQRTLGGTNRKRKRTSGFRARMRTPDGRNVIRARRKRGRHRLSV; encoded by the coding sequence ATGCAGAGAACGCTTGGTGGGACAAACCGTAAGAGAAAAAGAACTTCTGGGTTCCGTGCCAGAATGCGGACTCCCGATGGCAGAAACGTCATCAGAGCCAGAAGAAAGAGAGGTCGTCATCGTTTGAGCGTGTAG
- the rnpA gene encoding ribonuclease P protein component has product MALPKANRLKSRHDFQAVFREGLRRNSSHFTLRALKPSSAKKSSLDTAAKTQPADDVQDIPSTLIGVSISTKVSKRAVVRNRIKRQITAAMQQLLPRLAPGWKLVVIVKPTAAESKCGSQQFLQELEQLLAQTEVLHGHS; this is encoded by the coding sequence GTGGCATTGCCCAAAGCAAACCGATTAAAATCCCGGCATGATTTTCAGGCAGTTTTCCGAGAAGGGCTGAGACGAAACAGCTCTCATTTCACATTGCGAGCATTAAAACCGTCATCTGCCAAAAAGTCTTCTTTGGATACTGCCGCCAAAACCCAACCAGCAGATGACGTACAAGATATACCTAGTACGCTTATTGGTGTTTCGATTAGTACCAAAGTTAGTAAGAGAGCGGTGGTGCGTAACCGCATAAAACGGCAAATTACGGCTGCCATGCAGCAATTATTGCCGAGATTAGCACCAGGGTGGAAATTAGTAGTAATTGTGAAGCCAACAGCCGCAGAAAGTAAGTGCGGAAGCCAGCAATTTCTGCAAGAATTAGAGCAGTTGTTGGCACAAACTGAGGTATTACATGGGCATTCGTGA